The stretch of DNA AAATCAAGAGGGCGTTGAAAATATTGATAAAATTATAGAAGCTTCTGATGGAATAATGGTTGCTAGAGGAGACTTAGGAGTTGAAATTAAAGCAGAATTTATTCCAAAAATACAAAAAGAAATAATTAGAAAATGTAATTTAATAGGAAAACCGGTAATAACTGCAACACAAATGTTAGATTCTATGATTAGAAATCCAAGACCAACAAGAGCAGAAGTTACAGATGTAGCAAATGCAATTATTGATGGAAGTGATTGTGTTATGTTATCCGGTGAAACTGCTGCTGGAAAATATCCAAAGGAAGCGGTTAAAGTAATGAATAATATTGCAATAACAACAGAAAATTCTTTTGATTTTCAAAATAGTATAAAACATAAAAATAGAAATGATATTTTAAATACTATGAACTCAATAAGTTTATCTACAAAAGAAATTGCCGAAAATTTAAGAGCAAAAGCAATTATTTGTGCTACAGCTTCAGGAATTACACCAATATCAATTTCAAAATTTAGACCACTTGTTGATATTATTGCTGTTACGTATTCTGAAAAGGTTAGAAGAAAATTACAAATATTTTGGGGAGTTACTAGCTTAATTTCAAAAAAATCAGAACATACAGATGAAGTGATTGAACGTTCTATATCAGCAACATTAAATGCAAATTATATCAGCGATGGAGACACTGTTGTTTTAACAGCAGGGATACCCGTCGGAGTTGCAGGCACAACGAATTTGATTAAGGTTCATACAGTTGGAAAAATTTTGATAAAAGGACTTGGAATTGGGAAAGAATCAATTACCGGAAAAGTTTGTGTAATACATCGTGAAGAAGATTTAAAAAATAAATTTAAAGATGGAGATATTATTGTTTCTAAATTTACAGATAGAGAGTTTGTCGAATTTATTGATAGAGCATCAGGGATTATAGTTGAAACAGGAGGGTTGACTTCACATGCTGCAATAATTGCATTACATTTTGACATTCCAACAATTATTGGCGCTGAAAATGCAACAAATATAATTAAAGATGGACAACTTGTAACAATAGATACTGTTGGTGGTTTAGTTTATGATGGAGATGTTAAGGTTCTTTAATTTTACTTTATTTTAAATATATGTTATTATATTACAGACGTTTAAATAAGGAGAAAATATTTTGATAAAATATAAAGATTTACCTAAAGAGTTTCAAAATGAATCTGTAAAGAAGTATTATGAAATAGTTTCAAAAAAGAGGCTTAGTTTGGTTTTTAAAAGGATATTTGACATTATTTTTTCTGTCTTAACTTTAATAATTTTGCTTATTCCGATATTTATAATTTCTATTGCTATAAAATTGGATTCTAAAGGTAGTGTTTTTTATAGACAGGAAAGAGTTACAAGGTATGGTAAGAAATTTAAAATTTTTAAATTTAGAACAATGGTTTCAAACGCTGATAAAATCGGAACACTTGTAACTGTAAAATCAGATTCGAGGATAACTAAAGTTGGAAAATTTTTGAGGAAATATAGATTAGATGAATTTCCACAAATTTTTAATATATTTTTAGGTGATATGAGTTTTGTAGGGACAAGACCTGAAGTTACAAAATATGTTGAAAGATATTCAGACTATATGTATGCGACTTTGTTATTGCCGGCAGGACTTACGTCATATTCCAGCATAAATTATAAAGATGAGGACGAAATAATATCAAAGCACTTAGATGATAATATCAGTGTAGATGATATATATATAAAGTATATTTTACCTGATAAAATGAAATATAATATAGAATATATTGAAAGATTTTCTTTTTGGTATGATATTAAAATTATGTTTAAAACATTTTTATCTGTATTTTTGGGAGGAAAAAATAATGAAGGTTAGCATAGGAGTAGTTGCCTTGAATGAGGAAAAAACTTTACCTTCTCTTTTTGAAGATTTTAAATTACAGACATATCCACATGATGAAATTGAGATAATTTTAGTTGATGGCATTTCTACAGATAATACAAAGGAAATTATGCAGACTTTCAAAGACAATAATGATTTTTTAGAAGTAAAAATTTTAGATAATCCTAAAAAAATTCAATCTGCAGGTTGGAATATTGTAATAAAAAATTTTACGGGAGATGTTTTAGTAAGAATAGATGCACATTCTTCAATTCCAAGAGATTTTATAGAAAAAAATGTTAAGAACATAAAATCTGGAGAAGATGTTTCAGGTGGTAAAAGGCCAAATATAATTGACGAAAATACTGCTTATAAAAGAATGCTTTTAGAAGCCGAATCTTCTATGTTTGGGAGTAGTATTGCACCTTTTAGAAATGCATCAGGAAAAAAATATGTTAAATCAATGTTTCATGCAATGTATAAAAGAGAAGTATTGGAAAAAGTTGGTTTTTTTAATGAAAAATTATTACGAACAGAAGATAATGAATTCCATTATAGAATCAGAAAAGCAGGATATAAACTTTGCTATAATGATAATATTGTTTCATATCAACATACAAGGAATTCGCTTCTAAAAATGATTAAACAAAAGAAAGCTAATGGAATGTGGATAGGACTTACGACAGCTATTTGTCCTGAGTGTTTAAATTTATATCATTATGTTCCTTTTGCATTTTTAGTTGCACTTTTTATATCAATTATTTCATTATTTTTTACTAAATATTTATTTTTATTAGTATTTGGTTCATATCTTATAGTGAATATTTTGATGTCTTTAAGTTCAATTTTTAAAGGTAAATTTAATCCCTACAACTTATTGCTTCCAATTGTATTTTTTCTTTTACATATTAGTTATGGATATGGTACATTGATAGGTTTTTTAAAAATCCCATCATTTTTAAAAACATATAATAAGGAGGACTAGACTATGATATATGCAGGTATTCTTGCTGGAGGAATAGGTAGTAGGATGAATATTTCCAATATTCCAAAACAATTTTTAAATATTGGAGATAAGCCTATTATAATTCATACTATTGAAAAGTTTTTATTATGTAACAAAATAGATAAAATTTATGTTGGGGTAAATCCCGATTGGAATTCTTATCTAGTTGATATAATTGACAAAGATTATAATTATTTGTCTGAAAGAATTGTTGTTGTAGATGGTGGAAAAGATAGAAATTCTACAATTTTAAATATTATTTCTTCTATTGAAGAAGACAACGGATTAACTGATGAGGATATTCTTATAACTCATGATGCTGTTAGACCATTTGTTTCAATTAAAATGATTGAAGAAAATATAGATAATTGTAAAAAATATAATATTATTGATACTGTAGTTCCAGCTTTTGATACTATAGTTTCTTCTGAAGATGGAAAGTTTATTTCATCAATACCAGATAGAAAAACAATGTTTCAAGGACAAACTCCTCAAACATTTAAAATTAATAAATTCATGGAATACTATAATAAATTATCAGAAGAAGAAAAGAACATTTTAACTGATGCTTGTAAAATATTTGTGTTAAATGGAGAAAAAGTATTTTTAGTTAATGGAGATTTTTCAAATATAAAAATTACTACTGTAACAGACTTAAAGATTGCTAAGGCAATGCTTATGGAGATTTAAGATGATAAATAGAATTTTTCAATTAATGAAACCGGGTTTTATCTCAGTTAAATATGTTGATGAGAGCTTTTTAGGAGATAAAGTCATTGTAAAACCACTATACGTATCTTTGTGTCATGCTGATCAAAGATATTATTTAGGAAAGAGAGATCCAAAAGTATTGGCAAAAAAATTACCGATGGCTCCAATTCATGAATCTTGTGGAGAGGTTGTTTTTGATCCTACAAATACTTTTAAAGTTGGAGATACAGTATCTATGATTCCAAATACTCCACCTTGTAATTTTGATGAAAGAATATATGAAAATTATGTAAAAGGATCTTATTTTCTATCTAGTGGTCATGATGGTTTTATGAGGGAATTTGTCAAAATTGCTCCAGATAGGCTTGTTAAATTTAATGATATTGATTTATCGGTAGCATCTATTTTGGAGTTTATTTCGGTAGGCTTTCACGCTTATGACAGATTTATAAAAAATTCACTTGAAAACAAAGAAACAATAACTATTTTTGGAAACGGAAGTTTAGGATTCGTTATGGCTAATGTTTTAAAGTATAAGTTTTCTGATAGTAAAATAGTTGTTATTGGAAGAAACTTGGAAAAATTAAAAATCTTTTCGTTCGTAGATGAAGTTTATTCAAGTGATGATATTCCTGAAGATTTTTCTACAGATCATGGATTTGAGTGTGCCGGAGGGCCGGGAAGTGAAGATGCCATTAATAATATAATAAAATATATTAAGCCTCAAGGCTCAATTATGTTGATGGGTGTTAGCGAAAATAAAGTTGCAATTAATACTAGAGATATATTGGAGAAAGGACTAACATTAATTGGATGTTCCAGATCAGGAAGAGTTGATTTTCAAGAAGCAGTAAAAATGCTTGGAAATAAAAAAATCCAAAATAGATTTAAATCTATTGTGTTTGAAGATGACGAAATAAATAGTGTTGATGATATTCATAGATTTTTCAAAAATGACTTGAATACACCTTTTAAAACTGTTGCTAAATGGAATATTTAATTAGTGGTTATGATATAAATTATGGATGAAATAAATTTAAGAGAGTTACAACTTAAGAGTTTAGAAATTGGAAAATATTTTGTTTCATTTTGTGAAGAAAATAATTTGTTATGTTATCTTTGTGGTGGAGGAGCAATTGGTAGTTTAAGACATTCAGGATTTATTCCTTGGGATGATGATTTAGATTTTTTTATGCCTAGAGAAGATTATGAAAAATTAGCTTTGTTATGGAATGAAAAAGCTGATACTAAAAAATATTCACTTGTTAAGGCCAATAAAGATTTAGTTGATCATAATCTTTTTATTACTATTAGAGATAATGAAACTACTGCTATTAAACCATATCAAAAAGGTTTAAATATAAGTCACGGAATAGCGCTTGATATTTTACCTCTTGATGGTTGTCCAAGTGGGAAAATTAAGCGAAAATTTCAGATAATGTGGGGACTAATTTATTCTCTTTTTTGTGCTCAAGTTTTACCTGAAAAACATGGTGGGCTAAAGAAAAAAGTTTCTAAGTTGTTATTATCAATTTTTAAATCTAAAAGAATTAGATATAAAATTTGGAAGTTTGCAGAAAAAAGAATGACTAGGTATAAGATTAAAGATTCGGAATATATCACGGAACTTTGTTCCGGTCCGTATTATATGAAAAAGATATATAGAAAAGAGTGGTTTGTAGATAAGAAGTATTTTGACTTTGAAGATACAGGAATGCCAATTCCTATTGGATATGATGGATATTTAAAGACAGCATTTGGAGATTACATGAAATTGCCTCCAAAGGAAAAACAAGTACCACATCATGACTTACTTTTCTTAGATCTAAAAAACAGTTATACGAATTATGAAAATATTTGGAAATAAGGTGATTATTTGAAAAAAACGAAAATATTATTTTTTTTATGGTCCTTTTCATTAGGAGGAGGAGCTGAAAAAATATTATCAACAATTGTAAATAATCTTGATAGCGAAAAATATGATATTGATATATTGGAAATCGAGCATTTTGATAAAGGATATGAACCTGTTAATGATAATATAAGAATATTAAAATCGTGGCAAGATTATAGACAATCTAAGATAAAAAGAGCTATTTTATGGAGAATAAGAAAATTTTTTCCAAATTTAGTAAGAAAAATAATGGTTAAAGAAAAATATGATATTGAAATTTCATTTACTATAATTAATCCGCCATTTGAATTTTCAAAAGATAAGAATGTAAAAAAAATTGCTTGGATTCATGGCAGTATTGAAGATTTTATGAAAGATTCTCAAAAGAGGAATAATCATAAGAGATATTTAGAAAATGTTGATAAAATAATTTCTGTATCAGAAAAAACTAAAGAGTCCATAATTTCAATTTATCCGGAATACAAAGATAAAGTCTTGACAATTTATAATGGTTATGATTTTGAAAGTATTTTGGAAAAATCAAATGAGAGGACAGATATTAATATTGAAAAAAATTCGATTTGTGTAATTGGAAGAATTGAAAACTTAAAAGGTTCATTAGAAGTTTATGATACAATAAAAAATTACATAAAAATTTAAATAAAAAGTATCATTTATATTTTTTAGGTGCAGGAGAATTAGAGGCTCATATAAAAGAGCTTGTACAAAAAGATAATTTGGAAGAGTATGTTCATTTTTTAGGATATCAAAAGAATCCATATAAATATATAAAAAAAATGAATTTAATGTTTTCAATGTCTAAACAAGAGGGATTTTCCGGTGCTATTGTTGAAGGATTGGCTTTAGGAATTCCTTTCATTTCTACAGATGTTGGAGGAGTAAAGGAACTTTCAAACGACGGTAAATTCGGTAAAATTGTAAATTCTACTGATGATGCTTGTGAATGTATTGTTAATTATTTTGAAAATAATATGTCAGTAGATAAATCAGAAATGAAAAATTTTATAACTCAGTTTACGATTTCAGAACAAATGAAAAATATAAATGAAATATTAGAATAATGGAGATAATTATATGAATATTACTTTTAGAAAATTTTATTCTTTAATTACCGCATTCTCTTTTATTTTTACTCTGTTACTTGGAGTAAGTTATTTATACACAGATAGATTGGATATATTACTTTTTACATTGTTGTCTTTTTTTGTCAACTTAATATTGTTTTGTTTTACAGATATAAAATATTATATAATACATTTATTTTTTTATATAACTATTTTTATATTTCTAGTTTCAAGGCCTACGATAGATTACTTGAGAAGTTATAGTTTTAATACTTATCAAAAAGATGCATATGTTTTTGCGTTTGTTATAGTTATGATTTCACTTTTAGGATTGTTTATTGGAGGAATAATTTCAAAAGCATTATTAAAAATAAAAAACAAAAAGAGGTTAGATGTAGATAGTAATGATAAGTTAAAAAGCTCTATATGGCTAAAAAATATAAGAATAGTTTCTCTTACTGTATATATATTGACATATCCATTTTATGCTTTAAGACTGATTGAAAGATTAATATTTAAATTAAATACATCTTATTATATTTATTATGCGTCTTTCAAAAGTAATTTGCCTTACTTCACGTATATATTATCAGTTTTTACAGTATATTCGATGTGTGTATATTTAGCATCTAAACCAAATAAAAGAAATGCTACTATAGTTCTGGTAAGTAACCTATTTGCAAATGCAATATATTTATTTATTGGGACCAGAAATCCATTTATTTTAAGCTTAATATTTTCTTTTATATATTATTTTATAAGGGGACAAGAAGATATTAAAAATAAATGGATAGGAGTTAAAGAAAAAATACTAATTTTTACAAGTCTTCCTATAATAATTGTAGGAATGGGACTTTTAAACTATGTCAGAGACAATGTTGAAGTTTCTAATTTTAAAATATTTGATATATTTATAGATTTTATCTATAAACAGGGAACAAGTTTTGGTGTTTTAGCTAAAGGATTTTTGTATAACAGTAATATTGCAGTAAGAAGTTTTACAAATTTTACCTTTGGACCTATTGTTGAGTATTTTACTCATGGGAATTTTGGTAAGTTATTATTTGATACAAAACCATTTACAGCTACAACAAACAGCATTGAGTTGGCAATAAAAAGTAATAGCTATGCACATAATCTTTCTTATATAGCGATGAAAGGTGATTATTTGCAAGGACATGGTTTAGGAAGTAGTTTTATAATGGAAAATTTTACAGATTACGGATATTTGGGTGTATTCTTATTTAGTGTTGCTTTAGGATTTTTATTTATAAGAATGTTAAATGTTTCTTACAGAAATAAAATTTTACCTTTCGTTTGCACGTTAATAATATTAAATAATTTGTTTTTTATGCCTAGAAGTAGTTTTTCAGAAAGTTTTTCAATATTACTTACATTCCAATTTTGGTTTATAATTATATTAATTTTTGTAGTGGCAAAATTAATATCAAAAGAAAATTCTTATACAATTTTTAAAATAAAGGAGATATGATATGTTTGAAAATTACTCATTTGGAGATTTATTATCCAATATATATAAAAAGAGAATTTTAAATTTAATAGCATTTTTGCTGTTGAGTATTGCTTTGGTTTGTCCGTTGGTTTTACAAACAATAAATAAAAAAACTATAACAAAAGAAGGGGTGCAATATTCAACTTATGTTGCTTATAAAATAACAGCTCCTGAGAGTGATAATATAAATGCGTTATATAGTAGAAGAGGCTATTCGGATTTTTATGAAAAGTTACTAGTATCTAATCTAAATGGTGCTTATTTATTTAATGATGTAAGCGATAAAGATTTGTCAAAAATGGCTAAAGAATTGGATACATCGGCTGTTACTTTGAAAAATTCTAATGCTGATTATTGGGATAAGAAAGTAGTGGTAAATTATATTTCTACTAATTTAGGGGTTTCTGCTAAAATTTTAACTCCAAGTAAAGCTGTAAATGATGTTATTGAAAAGAAATTTGATGAATTAATAAATAAGTATAAATCCGTTTATAAAAATGTTACTATTGAAAAAGTTGAATCAAATTATTCTAAAGAATTAAGCTCTAAAGAAAATGTTAATACAGGATATAGTATGAAAAAATTGTTAGTAAAAGTATTTGCTATCGAAGTGGCTCTAATAATTTTAGTTGCTATTATGAATTTTGTTATGTACATTTTTAATCCTACAATTAATAGAGAAGGAGATTACAGAAAATACAATATAAAATTTGTTCAGGAAATAAAAAATAATAATGATTTACTTGAAGTTTTGAAATATAAAATTAATAATGAAAATATTGAAGAATTAAGTATACTTAGTTCAAATTCAAAAATTATTGATAAATTAAATGATTTGAATATTGATAAAGTGAATATAGTGAAAACAAATGACTTAAGTAATATAATGAATTTAAAAAATGTTATATTAGTTGAAGAGTATGGAATTACAAGATATTCAGCTTTTGAAAAATTATTGCAAAATATAAAAAATTATGAGAAAAATATAATTGGAGTATTATCATATAAATTATAATTTTAAAAAAACTAAACCGGCTAATGTTAGCCGGTTTTGATTTTTTTAGATATTAATTACTTTTCCTGCATTGAATAATGTTTCGTATATTGAATACATATTACTTATTTCACCAACTAAAAGTTTTTCTTTAAGTTTAAAATAGTCTAGACAAGTTCCGCAAGAAATAATTTCTACTCCTTTTTCTTGAAGTTTCTTTAAGTCATCAATACAAGGTGATCCTTCACAAGTTAGTTTTACACCTGAATTAAAAAATACTAGTGTTTTTGGCAATTTTTCGTATTCACTTGAAGTATAAACAAAGCCTTTGATTAACAATTTTCCAAGTTCTTCAGAGCCGTTTCCCATAAAGTTCTTAGAAATAGCTATTACTGTATCTGATGAGTTTTCAACAGAACAAAAGGCACTTGGTTCTTTTAGAGAAGTTTCGTTATTTTTTGATACAAACACATTAAATTCATTATCAGATATTTTCTCAAATTTAAAATCCAGATTGCTACTTTTAGCAAATTTCTCTAAGTTTTTTACTGCAGTATCATTGTCAACTATAACTAAAAAATCTTTTTCTTCTGAACTTTCAACAGCTCTTTTAGTTAAAATCAATGGTTGAGGGCAAGCTAAACCTTTAGCATTTATTTCTTTCATAATTTACCTCCAAAAAAATTAATTTATACAATATAATTATACAATATAAAAATTATTAATACAAGTAAAATAGTTTATATTTTTGTATGCAATATCATGTATGAATTTTTAGTGTACAAATCAATATTAAAATTTAAATAAAGTTAAAAATCATATTTAATTTTTATAAAAATATTGTTTAAATTTTCTATATAGGGTATAATAAAATTAAAGGTCAAAGAAAGTCAAAACAAGGAGGAATTTATGGAATATAAAGATTATTATAAAATTTTAGGCGTCGATAAGAACGCGACTGATGCAGAGATAAAAAAAGAATATAGAAAGTTGGCAAAAAAATATCATCCTGATGTTAATCAAAATAATGAAGCTGCAAGTAATAAATTTAAAGAAATAAATGAAGCTTATGAAGTTTTGTCTGATAAAGAAAAAAGAAAACAATATGATATGTTCGGATCAAATTATAATTTTAGTGGTGGAGATAATTTTGACCCAAGAAATTATGGTTTTAGTGCTTCCTATAGTGGAAGTGATATGGGTGGTTTTTCTGACTTCTTTAATATGTTTTTTGGTGGAAGTGGAAAAACTTCATCACATTTTAGCGGATTTTCAGGATTTGATGGTTTTACAAATTCAAATGCATATTCTGGAAATTCTTACTCAGGATTTGGAAGACAACCTCAAAGACAAAAATATGAAACTAGCTTGAATTTATCTGTTAAAGAAGCATATTCCGGAATAGAGCGAGTACTTTA from Parvimonas micra encodes:
- the pyk gene encoding pyruvate kinase → MKKTKIICTIGPASDSVESLKELMLCGMNVCRLNFSHGSKEEHQVRIDNIKKAREELDLPIAIMLDTKGPEIRLGKFSVDEVALKAGDTYTFTTEEILGNQEICSVSYKLLPSDVKIGGTILVDDGLVEMEVVSKTDKEIKCFVKNNGIIKSNKGVNIPNEIINLPSITEKDKSDILFAIKNDLDFIAASFVRKPEDVYEIRKILDENNSEIKIISKIENQEGVENIDKIIEASDGIMVARGDLGVEIKAEFIPKIQKEIIRKCNLIGKPVITATQMLDSMIRNPRPTRAEVTDVANAIIDGSDCVMLSGETAAGKYPKEAVKVMNNIAITTENSFDFQNSIKHKNRNDILNTMNSISLSTKEIAENLRAKAIICATASGITPISISKFRPLVDIIAVTYSEKVRRKLQIFWGVTSLISKKSEHTDEVIERSISATLNANYISDGDTVVLTAGIPVGVAGTTNLIKVHTVGKILIKGLGIGKESITGKVCVIHREEDLKNKFKDGDIIVSKFTDREFVEFIDRASGIIVETGGLTSHAAIIALHFDIPTIIGAENATNIIKDGQLVTIDTVGGLVYDGDVKVL
- a CDS encoding sugar transferase, which produces MIKYKDLPKEFQNESVKKYYEIVSKKRLSLVFKRIFDIIFSVLTLIILLIPIFIISIAIKLDSKGSVFYRQERVTRYGKKFKIFKFRTMVSNADKIGTLVTVKSDSRITKVGKFLRKYRLDEFPQIFNIFLGDMSFVGTRPEVTKYVERYSDYMYATLLLPAGLTSYSSINYKDEDEIISKHLDDNISVDDIYIKYILPDKMKYNIEYIERFSFWYDIKIMFKTFLSVFLGGKNNEG
- a CDS encoding glycosyltransferase family 2 protein, producing MKVSIGVVALNEEKTLPSLFEDFKLQTYPHDEIEIILVDGISTDNTKEIMQTFKDNNDFLEVKILDNPKKIQSAGWNIVIKNFTGDVLVRIDAHSSIPRDFIEKNVKNIKSGEDVSGGKRPNIIDENTAYKRMLLEAESSMFGSSIAPFRNASGKKYVKSMFHAMYKREVLEKVGFFNEKLLRTEDNEFHYRIRKAGYKLCYNDNIVSYQHTRNSLLKMIKQKKANGMWIGLTTAICPECLNLYHYVPFAFLVALFISIISLFFTKYLFLLVFGSYLIVNILMSLSSIFKGKFNPYNLLLPIVFFLLHISYGYGTLIGFLKIPSFLKTYNKED
- a CDS encoding IspD/TarI family cytidylyltransferase, with the protein product MIYAGILAGGIGSRMNISNIPKQFLNIGDKPIIIHTIEKFLLCNKIDKIYVGVNPDWNSYLVDIIDKDYNYLSERIVVVDGGKDRNSTILNIISSIEEDNGLTDEDILITHDAVRPFVSIKMIEENIDNCKKYNIIDTVVPAFDTIVSSEDGKFISSIPDRKTMFQGQTPQTFKINKFMEYYNKLSEEEKNILTDACKIFVLNGEKVFLVNGDFSNIKITTVTDLKIAKAMLMEI
- a CDS encoding alcohol dehydrogenase catalytic domain-containing protein, with amino-acid sequence MINRIFQLMKPGFISVKYVDESFLGDKVIVKPLYVSLCHADQRYYLGKRDPKVLAKKLPMAPIHESCGEVVFDPTNTFKVGDTVSMIPNTPPCNFDERIYENYVKGSYFLSSGHDGFMREFVKIAPDRLVKFNDIDLSVASILEFISVGFHAYDRFIKNSLENKETITIFGNGSLGFVMANVLKYKFSDSKIVVIGRNLEKLKIFSFVDEVYSSDDIPEDFSTDHGFECAGGPGSEDAINNIIKYIKPQGSIMLMGVSENKVAINTRDILEKGLTLIGCSRSGRVDFQEAVKMLGNKKIQNRFKSIVFEDDEINSVDDIHRFFKNDLNTPFKTVAKWNI
- a CDS encoding LicD family protein produces the protein MDEINLRELQLKSLEIGKYFVSFCEENNLLCYLCGGGAIGSLRHSGFIPWDDDLDFFMPREDYEKLALLWNEKADTKKYSLVKANKDLVDHNLFITIRDNETTAIKPYQKGLNISHGIALDILPLDGCPSGKIKRKFQIMWGLIYSLFCAQVLPEKHGGLKKKVSKLLLSIFKSKRIRYKIWKFAEKRMTRYKIKDSEYITELCSGPYYMKKIYRKEWFVDKKYFDFEDTGMPIPIGYDGYLKTAFGDYMKLPPKEKQVPHHDLLFLDLKNSYTNYENIWK
- a CDS encoding glycosyltransferase translates to MKKTKILFFLWSFSLGGGAEKILSTIVNNLDSEKYDIDILEIEHFDKGYEPVNDNIRILKSWQDYRQSKIKRAILWRIRKFFPNLVRKIMVKEKYDIEISFTIINPPFEFSKDKNVKKIAWIHGSIEDFMKDSQKRNNHKRYLENVDKIISVSEKTKESIISIYPEYKDKVLTIYNGYDFESILEKSNERTDINIEKNSICVIGRIENLKGSLEVYDTIKNYIKI
- a CDS encoding O-antigen polysaccharide polymerase Wzy family protein: MNITFRKFYSLITAFSFIFTLLLGVSYLYTDRLDILLFTLLSFFVNLILFCFTDIKYYIIHLFFYITIFIFLVSRPTIDYLRSYSFNTYQKDAYVFAFVIVMISLLGLFIGGIISKALLKIKNKKRLDVDSNDKLKSSIWLKNIRIVSLTVYILTYPFYALRLIERLIFKLNTSYYIYYASFKSNLPYFTYILSVFTVYSMCVYLASKPNKRNATIVLVSNLFANAIYLFIGTRNPFILSLIFSFIYYFIRGQEDIKNKWIGVKEKILIFTSLPIIIVGMGLLNYVRDNVEVSNFKIFDIFIDFIYKQGTSFGVLAKGFLYNSNIAVRSFTNFTFGPIVEYFTHGNFGKLLFDTKPFTATTNSIELAIKSNSYAHNLSYIAMKGDYLQGHGLGSSFIMENFTDYGYLGVFLFSVALGFLFIRMLNVSYRNKILPFVCTLIILNNLFFMPRSSFSESFSILLTFQFWFIIILIFVVAKLISKENSYTIFKIKEI
- the yedF gene encoding sulfurtransferase-like selenium metabolism protein YedF; this translates as MKEINAKGLACPQPLILTKRAVESSEEKDFLVIVDNDTAVKNLEKFAKSSNLDFKFEKISDNEFNVFVSKNNETSLKEPSAFCSVENSSDTVIAISKNFMGNGSEELGKLLIKGFVYTSSEYEKLPKTLVFFNSGVKLTCEGSPCIDDLKKLQEKGVEIISCGTCLDYFKLKEKLLVGEISNMYSIYETLFNAGKVINI
- a CDS encoding DnaJ domain-containing protein produces the protein MEYKDYYKILGVDKNATDAEIKKEYRKLAKKYHPDVNQNNEAASNKFKEINEAYEVLSDKEKRKQYDMFGSNYNFSGGDNFDPRNYGFSASYSGSDMGGFSDFFNMFFGGSGKTSSHFSGFSGFDGFTNSNAYSGNSYSGFGRQPQRQKYETSLNLSVKEAYSGIERVLYVNINNSPKKITVKIPRGITTGKKVKVNGDKYKLDGDIYVKINVINDEYRLEGLDLIKTVSLYPWEAYFGVTKVIETLNGNVRVKIPAKIESMKKIRISNKGYTDLKGKTGDLYLEIVINNPKNLSGEKLELYKKLMEK